The following proteins come from a genomic window of Nitrospira sp.:
- a CDS encoding Two-component transcriptional response regulator, OmpR family yields the protein MRVLVIEDETKVGCFIKRALEEESYAVDLCEDGAKGLEMALAINYDLLVVDVMLPSMSGLDVLKNIRRERIHTPVLILSAQSQIDQRVKGLDAGADDYLTKPFAIDELLARVRALLRRGASESPGLLQVDDLILNPATRDVTRGGQRIDLTLKEYALLEYLMRHTGRVLTRPMISEHVWNQDFDTFTNVIDVYVNYLRNKIDRGRTKKLIHTIRGSGYMLKAD from the coding sequence ATGCGGGTGCTTGTCATAGAAGATGAAACCAAAGTCGGCTGTTTTATTAAGCGAGCGTTAGAAGAAGAAAGCTATGCCGTCGATCTCTGTGAGGACGGAGCCAAGGGGTTGGAGATGGCTCTGGCGATCAATTATGATCTCCTGGTCGTCGACGTGATGTTGCCGTCCATGTCCGGTTTGGATGTATTGAAGAATATTCGCCGCGAACGGATCCACACACCGGTGTTGATCCTCTCGGCTCAATCCCAAATCGATCAGCGGGTCAAAGGACTGGATGCCGGTGCCGACGATTACCTGACCAAACCGTTTGCGATCGATGAACTCTTGGCGCGTGTTCGGGCCCTGTTGCGACGTGGGGCATCCGAAAGTCCGGGACTCCTTCAAGTGGACGATCTGATTCTCAACCCGGCGACCCGTGACGTAACCCGAGGGGGACAACGCATCGATTTGACGCTGAAAGAGTACGCGTTGCTTGAATATTTGATGCGCCATACCGGTCGCGTGCTCACCAGACCCATGATCTCCGAACACGTGTGGAATCAAGACTTCGATACCTTCACCAACGTCATTGATGTCTATGTCAATTACCTTCGGAATAAAATCGATCGAGGCCGAACCAAGAAATTGATCCATACCATTCGCGGTAGCGGGTATATGCTGAAGGCCGATTAG
- a CDS encoding Glycine dehydrogenase [decarboxylating] (glycine cleavage system P protein), producing the protein MTTQNWLQPTDDFVHRHLGLTKADIQEMLAVLSLPSLDTLTDAAIPPDLRLRRSLDLPAGDGEQAVLTRLNSIASQNKVYRSLIGMGYYDCVTPGVIQRNILENPAWYTQYTPYQAEISQGRLEALVNFQTMVADLTGLPLANASLLDEATAAAEAMAMCYTIARNAGEERKEFFVSRDCHPQTLAVLQTRAEPLGLVIKTGLASSVDYSRPQLCGILLQYPATDGYVGDFSALAAQAHEAGVRVAVATDLLALTLLRSPGEFGADIAVGSTQRFGVPIGFGGPHAAFLATREEYKRQVPGRLVGISKDVTGKPAIRLSLQTREQHIRREKATSNICTAQVLLAVMAAMYTVYHGPDGLRRIAERVHGLTLLLAEGLRRLGFDVLPKVFFDTVRIPLSKAQADQIATRADAQRINLRRYEDGSIGISLDEVSSEEEVQRLLHIFVGHDHLPFHLSDLAAVIDLNYSSILARTSKYLTHEVFHRYHSEHEMLRYLHRLQAKDLSLVHSMIPLGSCTMKLNATAEMLPVSWPEFAHLHPFAPAEQTLGYRTLFGQLESWLAEIAGFSAFSLQPNAGSQGEYAGLMVIRAYHRSKGETHRDVCLIPVSAHGTNPASAAMVGMEVVVVACDRNGNVDIDDLETKAAQYRDRLSALMLTYPSTHGVFEAGVRRICQIVHTHGGQVYIDGANMNAMVGLCRLGDIGADVCHLNLHKTFCIPHGGGGPGVGPIGVARHLVPFLPGHPVVQLGTPQAIGPVSAAPFGSPSILPISWVYIALMGRDGLTKATQVAILNANYMAKRLEKHYSILYKGDSGLVAHEFILDLREFKESAGIEAMDVAKRLMDYGFHAPTVSFPVVGTLMIEPTESESKSELDRFCEALILIRAEIQEIVDGRQPRTNNVLKNAPHTAAIVTATEWNRPYSREQAVFPAPWLRSSKFWPSVSRIDEAYGDRHLICSCPPMESYQP; encoded by the coding sequence ATGACCACTCAGAATTGGCTCCAACCGACTGATGATTTTGTTCATCGACATCTGGGGCTCACAAAGGCCGATATTCAAGAAATGCTGGCCGTGTTGAGTCTCCCCTCGCTCGACACGTTGACCGATGCGGCCATTCCCCCCGACCTTCGTTTACGTCGATCCCTTGACCTTCCGGCCGGCGACGGCGAACAGGCCGTCCTGACCCGCCTGAACAGCATCGCATCCCAAAATAAGGTCTATCGATCGCTGATCGGCATGGGATACTACGATTGCGTGACTCCGGGAGTAATTCAACGCAATATTCTAGAAAATCCGGCATGGTATACGCAATACACCCCATACCAAGCCGAGATCTCCCAAGGCCGCTTAGAAGCGCTCGTAAACTTCCAGACCATGGTGGCAGACTTGACTGGTCTGCCGCTGGCCAATGCCTCGCTGCTGGATGAAGCGACCGCGGCAGCCGAAGCGATGGCGATGTGTTACACGATCGCCCGCAACGCAGGAGAGGAACGAAAGGAATTTTTTGTTTCGCGCGACTGCCATCCACAAACTTTGGCGGTGTTGCAGACCAGGGCCGAACCTCTGGGTCTTGTCATCAAGACCGGTCTTGCCTCGTCCGTTGATTATTCGCGTCCTCAGCTCTGCGGCATTCTGTTGCAGTACCCGGCTACGGACGGCTATGTGGGTGATTTCAGCGCATTGGCCGCGCAGGCTCATGAGGCCGGTGTTCGAGTGGCTGTTGCGACCGACCTTCTCGCCTTGACCTTGCTCCGCTCGCCCGGAGAATTCGGCGCTGATATCGCCGTTGGTTCGACACAACGGTTCGGTGTCCCGATCGGCTTCGGTGGACCCCATGCCGCGTTTCTCGCCACCAGAGAAGAGTACAAACGGCAGGTGCCGGGCCGCCTCGTCGGTATCTCAAAAGATGTGACCGGCAAACCGGCCATTAGGCTTTCACTTCAGACTCGGGAGCAACACATTCGACGGGAGAAGGCCACCAGCAATATTTGTACGGCTCAAGTCTTGTTGGCCGTCATGGCCGCCATGTATACGGTGTACCATGGGCCGGACGGGCTGCGTCGGATCGCCGAACGTGTGCACGGTCTCACATTGCTGCTGGCTGAAGGTCTGCGTCGACTCGGATTCGATGTCCTACCGAAAGTCTTCTTCGATACGGTTCGTATACCATTATCCAAGGCCCAAGCGGATCAGATTGCGACGCGCGCGGATGCACAAAGAATCAATTTGCGACGCTATGAAGACGGCTCGATCGGCATCTCGCTCGACGAAGTCAGCTCCGAGGAGGAAGTCCAGCGCCTCCTGCACATCTTTGTCGGTCATGATCACCTGCCGTTCCACCTCTCCGATCTCGCTGCGGTCATCGATCTCAACTACTCTTCCATCTTAGCTAGAACCAGTAAATACCTGACGCACGAGGTTTTCCATCGCTATCATTCCGAGCACGAGATGCTCCGCTATCTTCATAGGTTGCAAGCCAAAGACCTGTCCCTTGTCCATTCGATGATCCCGCTGGGTTCCTGCACGATGAAACTCAATGCTACCGCTGAAATGCTGCCGGTGAGCTGGCCGGAGTTCGCTCACCTGCATCCTTTCGCGCCGGCTGAGCAAACGCTTGGCTATCGAACCTTGTTTGGACAGCTCGAATCATGGCTGGCAGAAATTGCCGGATTTTCGGCCTTCTCGCTTCAACCGAACGCGGGCTCTCAGGGAGAATATGCGGGTCTAATGGTAATCCGGGCCTATCATCGATCGAAGGGAGAAACACACCGAGACGTCTGCTTGATTCCTGTATCGGCCCACGGCACGAACCCCGCCAGCGCCGCCATGGTCGGCATGGAGGTTGTCGTCGTCGCGTGCGATCGGAATGGAAATGTTGATATCGACGATCTGGAGACCAAGGCCGCTCAGTATCGAGATCGATTGTCGGCTCTGATGCTCACGTATCCCTCCACCCACGGAGTATTTGAGGCAGGCGTCAGACGTATTTGTCAAATCGTCCATACCCATGGTGGTCAAGTCTATATCGACGGGGCCAACATGAATGCCATGGTGGGCCTTTGCCGTCTGGGCGACATCGGGGCCGATGTCTGCCATCTCAACCTCCATAAGACGTTTTGCATTCCCCATGGGGGTGGAGGACCTGGCGTGGGGCCGATCGGAGTGGCACGACATCTCGTGCCGTTTCTTCCTGGACATCCAGTGGTCCAGCTTGGTACGCCTCAAGCCATCGGTCCTGTCTCGGCGGCTCCGTTCGGCAGTCCGAGCATCCTTCCGATTTCCTGGGTGTACATTGCGTTGATGGGCCGTGACGGATTGACCAAAGCCACACAGGTGGCCATCCTCAATGCCAATTACATGGCCAAGCGGTTGGAAAAGCATTACTCCATTTTGTACAAAGGAGACTCCGGACTGGTGGCTCATGAGTTCATCCTCGATCTACGTGAATTCAAGGAAAGTGCCGGCATCGAGGCGATGGATGTCGCCAAGCGATTGATGGACTACGGCTTCCATGCGCCGACCGTTTCATTCCCGGTGGTCGGCACGCTCATGATTGAACCGACCGAAAGTGAATCCAAGAGCGAACTCGATCGGTTCTGCGAAGCCCTCATCCTCATCCGTGCCGAGATTCAAGAGATTGTCGACGGACGCCAACCGCGAACGAACAATGTGCTGAAGAATGCGCCTCATACCGCCGCGATCGTGACGGCCACGGAGTGGAATCGCCCCTATAGCCGGGAACAAGCGGTCTTTCCGGCCCCTTGGCTCAGAAGCAGCAAGTTCTGGCCGAGCGTCAGCCGCATCGATGAGGCCTACGGCGATCGCCATCTCATCTGCAGTTGTCCTCCCATGGAGAGCTATCAGCCCTAA
- a CDS encoding Two-component system sensor histidine kinase: MPLRVRLTLWYGTALAVVLMIFSVVLYAITARNLRDAVDQSLEETATTAVRSLEARGFLPLINEEELLSQFPELTRIDKFFQIFSPSGTISIRSPNIKQHEVPLSRTALDTAFAGQSIFESAKYPNEPPLRLISVPIMYRGNLLYIVQVGTSMESVGETLRRFLILLVVAIPIALTVSLAGGWFLAGRALRPVDKITLAAQRIAAGDLSQRLSMPAAHDEIGRLAAIFNNMIGRLDVSFRQIRQFTSDASHELRTPLTVMKGETDLVLRRPRAVEDYKSVLESNLEEIDRMTRIVDELLFLSRADMGEVKMESLPVAMESLVEDIHRQATLLGQERNIEVVLGTVMPAVVQGDDLRLRELLLNLVENAMKYSYPGGKVEISLLNDGREARLSVTDHGIGIAPADHKRIFQRFFRTDVARAHTKKGTGLGLAICSWIADLHKGRVEVKSELGQGSSFTVVLPLAHPAA; this comes from the coding sequence ATGCCCTTGCGTGTTCGGCTGACCCTTTGGTACGGGACAGCCCTTGCCGTGGTCTTGATGATTTTCTCCGTGGTTCTGTACGCCATAACCGCACGTAATTTGCGTGATGCCGTCGATCAATCCCTGGAAGAAACGGCGACTACGGCTGTGCGTTCACTCGAAGCCCGAGGGTTTCTCCCTTTGATCAATGAAGAGGAACTGCTCTCTCAATTTCCTGAACTGACGCGCATCGATAAGTTTTTCCAGATCTTCAGCCCCTCAGGCACCATCTCGATCCGTTCTCCCAACATTAAACAGCATGAAGTGCCGCTCAGCCGGACCGCCCTCGATACCGCGTTTGCCGGACAGAGCATTTTTGAGTCAGCCAAATATCCCAATGAACCTCCATTGCGGCTGATCTCCGTGCCGATTATGTATCGGGGCAATCTCTTGTATATCGTGCAAGTAGGCACGTCGATGGAATCGGTCGGCGAGACCCTCCGTCGATTCCTGATTCTGCTTGTGGTGGCAATCCCGATCGCCCTGACCGTTTCTCTCGCCGGAGGATGGTTTCTGGCGGGACGAGCGTTACGTCCTGTCGATAAGATCACCCTTGCCGCACAACGCATTGCCGCGGGAGATCTCAGCCAGCGCCTCAGCATGCCGGCGGCTCACGACGAAATCGGTCGCTTGGCCGCCATCTTCAACAATATGATCGGCCGGCTGGATGTCTCGTTCCGCCAAATCCGTCAATTTACCAGTGACGCGTCGCATGAGCTGCGGACCCCTCTCACGGTGATGAAAGGCGAAACGGACTTGGTTCTGCGGCGGCCTCGTGCAGTCGAAGACTATAAGTCGGTGCTTGAGAGCAATTTGGAAGAAATTGATCGAATGACCAGAATCGTCGACGAACTGTTGTTCCTTTCCCGTGCCGACATGGGGGAAGTCAAAATGGAGTCGTTGCCCGTTGCAATGGAGTCTCTCGTCGAAGATATTCATCGCCAGGCCACCCTGCTCGGACAAGAACGAAATATCGAGGTTGTACTGGGAACGGTTATGCCGGCGGTTGTGCAGGGCGACGACTTGCGGCTTCGCGAGTTGCTGCTCAATCTGGTCGAGAATGCGATGAAGTATTCGTACCCGGGCGGAAAGGTCGAGATTTCGCTGTTGAATGACGGTCGAGAGGCTCGACTGTCGGTCACAGACCACGGGATCGGCATCGCCCCGGCTGACCACAAGCGGATTTTTCAGCGGTTTTTCCGTACCGATGTCGCCCGCGCGCACACAAAGAAAGGGACGGGTCTCGGCCTCGCCATTTGTTCCTGGATCGCCGATCTGCACAAGGGCCGAGTAGAAGTCAAAAGCGAACTTGGCCAGGGATCGTCCTTCACGGTTGTGTTGCCGCTCGCTCATCCCGCTGCTTAG
- a CDS encoding Mobile element protein, translating into MEITDAQYRHIAPCLPTPRGNVTLDNRHVLNAILYVAEQGCKWRALPKRFGNWHTIYTRMNRWSKSGVLDRVFAQLQHTQIIRVKIEAVALDSTIVKVHPDGTGALKKTARKPLAGPVADGRPRFIWLPRMLERP; encoded by the coding sequence ATGGAAATCACCGACGCCCAGTATCGCCACATCGCGCCGTGTTTGCCGACGCCACGCGGCAACGTGACGCTCGACAATCGACACGTTCTGAACGCCATCTTGTACGTCGCCGAGCAGGGGTGCAAATGGCGCGCGCTGCCCAAGCGGTTCGGCAACTGGCACACCATTTATACTCGCATGAATCGGTGGTCGAAGAGCGGGGTGCTGGATCGCGTCTTTGCACAGTTGCAACATACTCAGATCATCCGCGTGAAGATCGAAGCCGTGGCTTTAGACAGTACCATCGTCAAGGTCCATCCGGATGGGACGGGGGCATTAAAAAAAACGGCCCGCAAGCCATTGGCCGGTCCCGTGGCGGATGGACGACCAAGATTCATCTGGTTGCCGCGGATGCTCGAACGGCCATAA
- a CDS encoding HtrA protease/chaperone protein — translation MLSYPYRTIGSVIGIGLVSGALIWGDHSLTTSYASNDPSPTPMPVAVAPPANGFTEVAKQVTPAVVNITTVMTEKVSDGFSVPDELRDRMEEFFRKPFGPQGRGPSDPFEHRGPRRGQGSGVIISSDGYILTNNHVIAKAREVNVTLPDKREFKGKIVGADPKSDLAVVKIDAQDLPAVLWGDASKLQVGEYVLAVGNPFGLNSTVTLGIVSAVGRGHMGITQYEDFIQTDAAINPGNSGGALVNTKGELVGINTAIFSQTGGYQGVGFAVSTTMAKPIYESLVKSGKVVRGFLGIGIQDLNQDLAKSFNIKDSKGALISDVKEDSPAEQAGLKQGDVIIQYDGIPVEDGVALQRLVTKTSVGTKVLLKVIRDGQEREMTVRIGEQPDETKVAKMEKAEADVALSGFAIKDLDQETAKELGLNGKRGVVVTRVAPDSGAEKAGLMPGDVIREINRQPIKSVKDFEKVSSDVKKGGNVLILVTRRGNSLFLSAKV, via the coding sequence ATGTTATCGTATCCGTATCGTACCATCGGTTCCGTGATTGGAATCGGTCTGGTGAGCGGTGCCCTCATCTGGGGCGACCACTCACTCACTACGTCCTATGCTTCCAATGATCCGTCACCGACGCCTATGCCTGTTGCCGTCGCTCCGCCGGCGAACGGCTTTACTGAGGTTGCGAAGCAGGTTACTCCAGCGGTCGTCAACATCACGACGGTCATGACGGAGAAGGTTTCGGACGGATTCTCTGTTCCGGACGAGTTACGAGACCGAATGGAAGAATTTTTCCGAAAACCTTTTGGGCCTCAGGGGCGAGGACCATCCGACCCTTTTGAACATCGAGGGCCTCGGAGAGGACAAGGGTCGGGCGTCATCATTTCTTCGGATGGCTATATCTTGACCAACAATCATGTGATTGCCAAGGCACGTGAGGTCAATGTCACGCTTCCGGACAAGCGTGAATTTAAAGGGAAGATTGTCGGGGCAGACCCGAAAAGCGATCTCGCAGTTGTAAAGATCGACGCACAGGATCTTCCTGCCGTATTGTGGGGTGATGCATCAAAACTGCAAGTCGGTGAGTATGTGTTGGCCGTCGGCAATCCGTTCGGATTGAATTCCACGGTGACCCTCGGAATTGTGAGTGCGGTTGGGCGGGGCCATATGGGAATCACACAATATGAGGATTTCATTCAAACAGATGCCGCCATTAACCCGGGCAACTCAGGCGGCGCACTGGTGAATACCAAAGGAGAGCTCGTCGGTATCAACACCGCGATCTTCTCTCAGACCGGCGGATATCAAGGCGTTGGTTTTGCTGTATCCACGACGATGGCCAAGCCCATCTATGAGAGTCTCGTCAAGAGCGGCAAGGTTGTCCGTGGCTTTCTCGGCATCGGCATTCAGGACCTGAATCAGGATCTGGCGAAGTCCTTCAACATCAAGGATTCGAAGGGCGCTCTCATCAGCGACGTCAAAGAAGACAGCCCGGCTGAGCAAGCCGGACTGAAGCAGGGAGACGTGATCATCCAGTATGACGGCATCCCGGTGGAAGATGGGGTCGCCTTGCAGCGGCTGGTGACTAAGACCTCGGTCGGCACTAAAGTGTTGCTGAAAGTGATTCGCGACGGTCAGGAACGTGAGATGACGGTCAGGATTGGCGAGCAGCCGGATGAAACCAAAGTCGCCAAGATGGAAAAGGCTGAAGCGGACGTTGCCTTGTCCGGTTTCGCCATCAAGGATTTGGATCAGGAGACCGCCAAAGAACTCGGTCTCAATGGCAAACGAGGGGTAGTGGTGACAAGGGTTGCTCCGGACAGCGGAGCTGAGAAGGCCGGACTCATGCCGGGCGATGTCATTCGAGAGATCAACCGGCAACCGATCAAGTCCGTGAAGGATTTTGAGAAGGTCTCCTCGGATGTGAAAAAGGGCGGCAATGTATTGATTCTTGTCACTCGGCGTGGCAATTCGCTGTTCCTATCGGCGAAAGTGTAA
- a CDS encoding Mobile element protein, whose protein sequence is MIQITRMGIDVAKHVFQLHGVDGRGHTVVRRRLARTQLCTFFAQLRPCLVGIEAWGSAHYWARELRALGHDVRLIAPQFVAPYRKNDKNDGNDAEAICEAVGRPPMRFVPVKDVGQQAVLTVHRARQLLVAERTALVNQTRGLLAEYGLIVSTGVGKLRHALPELLESPALPVLAREVFADLADRLRALDERIITYDRRVAPVARQTEPAQRLMQVPGVGPVTATALVATVGDACAFKNGRQFAAWLGLVPRQHSSGGTRRLGRITKRGDVYLRTLLIHGARAVMRQLTRRADTTSRWVTALKARRGFNKAVVALAAKQARIVWALLATGRPYQSAVAGP, encoded by the coding sequence ATGATACAGATCACACGCATGGGAATTGATGTGGCCAAGCATGTCTTCCAGCTCCACGGCGTCGATGGCCGAGGTCATACCGTGGTGCGCCGCCGCCTCGCGCGGACCCAGCTGTGCACGTTCTTCGCTCAGCTCCGACCTTGTCTCGTGGGAATCGAAGCCTGGGGCAGTGCGCATTACTGGGCGCGGGAGTTGCGGGCACTCGGCCATGACGTGCGGCTGATCGCACCCCAGTTCGTCGCGCCGTATCGGAAGAACGACAAGAATGATGGGAACGATGCCGAGGCCATCTGCGAAGCGGTCGGGCGGCCCCCCATGCGGTTTGTGCCGGTCAAGGACGTGGGGCAGCAGGCGGTGTTGACCGTCCATCGGGCACGACAACTTCTGGTGGCGGAACGGACCGCCTTGGTCAACCAAACCCGCGGGTTGCTGGCCGAATACGGGCTCATCGTGTCCACCGGCGTTGGGAAGTTGCGGCATGCACTGCCCGAGCTGCTGGAGTCGCCAGCGCTGCCGGTGCTGGCTCGTGAAGTCTTCGCCGATCTGGCCGATCGCCTGCGGGCACTGGACGAGCGGATTATTACCTATGATCGTCGTGTGGCGCCGGTCGCTCGTCAGACGGAGCCCGCGCAGCGGCTGATGCAGGTCCCCGGCGTGGGACCGGTCACCGCCACAGCGCTGGTGGCCACAGTCGGCGATGCCTGCGCCTTCAAGAACGGCCGTCAGTTTGCGGCGTGGCTGGGGTTGGTCCCCCGGCAACATTCCAGTGGCGGTACCCGGCGGCTGGGTCGAATCACTAAGCGGGGGGATGTGTACCTCCGCACGTTGTTGATTCACGGCGCGCGCGCTGTCATGCGGCAGTTGACTCGGCGTGCCGATACCACGAGCCGCTGGGTCACAGCGCTCAAGGCCCGGCGCGGGTTCAATAAAGCGGTGGTCGCCCTGGCCGCCAAGCAGGCTCGCATCGTGTGGGCGTTGCTGGCCACGGGCCGACCCTATCAGTCTGCAGTCGCAGGCCCCTGA